The Pseudomonas asiatica genome has a segment encoding these proteins:
- a CDS encoding ABC transporter permease, producing the protein MRLLSLALLALLSHWRRHRVQFFSIFTGLWLATALWTGVQALNSQARSDYARASAVLAGPLQAQLVPRRGERFDQALYVQLRRLGWAVTPVLEGRLRFAGEPARSVRLIGIEPLSLPPASSIAGVQPGTFDLQAFVDMPGQAWVGPDTLRQLHAGPGASARDSEGQLLPPLVLQPALAPGVIVVDIGHAQALLHAPGQLSRLLVAATPGPLPADIAPYLELQPRQDDGGLQRLTDSFHLNLTALGLLAFVVGLFIAHAAIGLALEQRRGLIRNLRACGISLQTLLCALVLELELFAVLGGLAGVASGYGLAAWLLPDVAASLRGLYGAQVAGALSLPAGWWLMGVLVSVLGALLAGLGSVLRAARLPLLALAQPQAWRLAQGPWLRRQAMVAGLLLLLALGCGVLGDSLPSAFGLLAGLLLAAALLLPAFLDRVLAWLARHCRRPLAQWFVADSRQQLPALSLALMALLLALAASVGVGSMTEGFRKTFVGWLDLRLSADLYVTPRDTAQGLQIAEWLGQQPSVEVVLPGWRVETQLQGWPVQVQGIVDHPVYRTRWPLLAQQKQAWQQLAAGQAVMLSEQLARRLKLQLGDRLRLPADTSPALSVVGIYADYGNPKGHMLVNAGWLRGHWPQATLTGLSVDLVGDQVSALEAALQQRFTLDDSRVVEQARLKRWSTDVFNRTFAATAALNSLTLGVAGVALFINLLTLGQARLGQLAPLWALGVRRTHLVWLSLGQTLLLSSLTVLLAIPLGILLAWCLVAVVNVQAFGWRLPLYVFPAQLLHLAVLGMLTSLLASAWPLWQLARRQPRELLRPFADET; encoded by the coding sequence ATGAGGCTTCTATCGCTGGCCCTGCTGGCGCTGCTCAGCCACTGGCGGCGCCATCGCGTGCAGTTTTTCAGCATCTTCACCGGCCTGTGGCTGGCCACGGCGCTGTGGACCGGCGTGCAGGCGCTGAACAGCCAGGCACGCAGCGACTATGCCCGCGCCAGCGCGGTGCTGGCCGGGCCGTTGCAGGCGCAACTGGTGCCGCGCCGTGGCGAGCGCTTCGACCAGGCACTGTACGTGCAGTTGCGCAGGCTGGGCTGGGCGGTGACGCCGGTACTGGAAGGGCGCTTGCGCTTTGCTGGTGAGCCGGCGCGCAGCGTGCGGTTGATCGGCATCGAGCCGTTGAGCCTGCCGCCGGCCAGCAGCATCGCCGGTGTGCAGCCCGGAACGTTCGATCTGCAGGCCTTTGTCGACATGCCCGGGCAAGCCTGGGTCGGGCCGGACACCTTGCGCCAGCTGCATGCCGGCCCCGGGGCCTCAGCACGCGACAGCGAAGGGCAGCTGCTGCCGCCGTTGGTTCTACAGCCAGCGCTGGCCCCAGGGGTGATCGTGGTCGATATCGGCCACGCCCAGGCGTTGCTGCATGCACCCGGTCAGTTGTCGCGCTTGCTGGTGGCTGCCACGCCGGGGCCGCTGCCGGCGGATATCGCGCCTTACCTTGAGCTGCAACCCCGGCAGGACGATGGCGGCTTGCAGCGGCTGACCGACAGTTTCCACCTCAACCTGACCGCCCTTGGCCTGCTGGCGTTCGTCGTCGGCCTGTTCATTGCCCATGCCGCAATCGGTTTGGCACTGGAACAGCGGCGCGGCCTGATTCGCAACCTGCGCGCCTGTGGCATCAGCCTGCAAACCTTGCTGTGCGCCTTGGTGCTGGAGCTGGAGCTGTTCGCGGTGCTGGGCGGTCTGGCCGGCGTGGCCAGTGGTTACGGGCTGGCCGCGTGGTTGCTGCCCGATGTGGCCGCCAGCTTGCGCGGCCTGTATGGCGCCCAGGTCGCCGGGGCGCTGAGCCTGCCCGCCGGGTGGTGGCTGATGGGCGTGCTGGTGAGCGTGCTGGGGGCGCTGCTGGCGGGTTTGGGCAGTGTACTGCGTGCGGCGCGCTTGCCGTTGCTGGCGCTGGCGCAACCTCAGGCTTGGCGGTTGGCCCAGGGGCCTTGGTTGCGGCGCCAGGCCATGGTGGCCGGCCTGTTGCTTTTGCTGGCCCTGGGCTGTGGCGTGCTGGGCGACAGCCTGCCCAGCGCGTTCGGCCTGCTGGCAGGCTTGCTGCTGGCGGCGGCGCTGCTGTTGCCGGCCTTTCTCGACCGGGTGCTGGCCTGGCTGGCGCGCCATTGCCGGCGGCCTTTGGCGCAATGGTTCGTCGCCGACAGCCGCCAGCAATTGCCGGCCCTGAGCCTGGCGTTGATGGCGCTGTTGCTGGCGCTGGCGGCCAGTGTCGGGGTGGGCAGCATGACCGAGGGCTTTCGCAAGACCTTTGTCGGCTGGCTTGACCTGCGCCTGTCCGCCGACCTGTATGTCACGCCAAGGGATACCGCCCAGGGCTTGCAGATAGCCGAGTGGCTCGGGCAGCAACCTTCGGTGGAGGTGGTATTGCCCGGCTGGCGTGTGGAAACACAGCTGCAGGGCTGGCCGGTGCAGGTCCAGGGCATCGTCGATCATCCCGTCTATCGCACACGCTGGCCATTGCTGGCGCAGCAAAAGCAGGCCTGGCAACAACTGGCCGCCGGGCAGGCCGTGATGCTCAGTGAACAGCTGGCCAGGCGACTGAAGCTGCAGCTGGGTGATCGCCTGAGGCTGCCCGCAGACACTTCGCCAGCCCTGAGCGTTGTGGGCATCTATGCCGATTACGGCAACCCCAAGGGGCACATGCTGGTCAATGCCGGCTGGCTGCGCGGGCACTGGCCACAGGCAACCCTGACCGGGTTGAGTGTCGATCTGGTGGGCGACCAGGTGTCGGCACTCGAGGCCGCATTGCAACAGCGCTTCACCCTGGACGACAGCCGCGTGGTCGAGCAGGCGCGTCTGAAACGCTGGTCGACCGACGTGTTCAACCGCACCTTCGCCGCCACCGCCGCGCTCAACAGCCTCACCCTTGGCGTGGCAGGCGTGGCGCTGTTCATCAACCTGCTGACCCTGGGCCAGGCCCGCCTGGGCCAGCTGGCGCCGCTGTGGGCACTGGGTGTGCGGCGCACGCACCTGGTGTGGCTGAGCCTTGGGCAGACACTGTTGCTGAGCAGCCTTACCGTGCTGCTGGCGATTCCGCTGGGCATCCTGCTGGCCTGGTGCCTGGTCGCGGTGGTGAACGTGCAGGCATTCGGCTGGCGTTTGCCGCTCTACGTGTTCCCTGCGCAACTTCTGCACCTGGCCGTGCTGGGCATGCTTACCAGCCTGTTGGCCAGCGCCTGGCCACTGTGGCAGCTGGCGCGTCGCCAGCCGCGCGAACTGTTGAGGCCGTTTGCCGATGAAACGTAG
- a CDS encoding ABC transporter ATP-binding protein has product MLVIEQLYKSFPTPQGPLPVLQGVDLRLARGSSLALMGESGSGKSTLLHLVAGLDRADSGRILIDDTPLDSRSEESLALWRREGIGLVFQQYNLISSLDVGANLAFQARLAGRHDPDWLAYLAQRLGLADLLVRYPEQLSGGQQQRVAIGRALAGRPAWLLADEPTGSLDETSSDEVLSLLLQLVAEAGSGVLMVTHSPRLAARLQQRCYLQAGRVRPEQGG; this is encoded by the coding sequence ATGCTGGTCATCGAGCAACTGTACAAATCATTCCCTACCCCCCAGGGCCCGCTCCCCGTGCTGCAGGGCGTCGACCTGCGCCTGGCGCGCGGCAGCAGCCTGGCGCTGATGGGCGAGTCGGGCAGCGGCAAGAGTACCTTGCTGCACCTGGTGGCCGGCCTGGACCGTGCCGACAGTGGCCGCATCCTGATCGACGATACCCCGCTCGACAGCCGTTCCGAGGAGTCGCTGGCGTTGTGGCGGCGGGAGGGCATAGGCCTGGTGTTCCAGCAGTACAACCTGATCAGCAGCCTGGACGTGGGGGCCAATCTTGCGTTCCAGGCGCGGCTGGCCGGTCGGCATGATCCCGATTGGCTGGCCTATCTGGCGCAGCGCCTGGGGCTGGCGGATTTGCTGGTGCGTTACCCGGAGCAATTGTCTGGCGGCCAGCAACAGCGGGTTGCCATCGGCCGCGCCCTGGCCGGGCGCCCGGCCTGGTTGCTGGCCGACGAACCCACCGGCAGCCTCGATGAAACCAGCAGCGATGAGGTGTTGAGCCTGCTGTTGCAGCTGGTCGCCGAGGCTGGCAGTGGGGTGCTGATGGTGACCCACAGCCCGCGGCTGGCGGCGCGCTTGCAGCAGCGTTGTTACCTGCAGGCCGGCCGTGTGCGGCCCGAGCAGGGCGGATGA
- the tssF gene encoding type VI secretion system baseplate subunit TssF: MKFKDWFMQEQQTLRELGDDFVEDDPRLAPVLGRTASDPASEYLMEHFAFLTARLVMKIEDHLPELTHPLLQLLYPNFLRPLPSMTLMQFQPVDHALSETQVLPKGTPVFSRAVDGVSCEFRTCVDLAIAPLEIRSITTQPSAEAPVVRIDLGALSEQPLRQMKCDQLRFHLAGSKRNALTLYQWLAQHLDKLNLHIGQHRFALPPSVAFVGFEANEALLPSPGEQMDGYRILHEFFCFPERFHGFRIDGLGSYWPDEAAVHIQLEFGFSAPLPPDIQIDQTTILLNCIPAINLFSCTAEPIPLNGQALCETVRMGRQGGKKGEIFSIDRVSSQRQKSSDHVQDFKPFEALDRDFPLAEPTPARYYKLDIEQEPVNDKVQHRISLVHHNLAPYLGLHEELNIDLTCSNGRLAQQLRVGEVDVTTQDTPSFVTYRNLTRPTRSYPPMLQSGGQGERHWVLVSNLALNNLSLSSPATLAAVLRVYDFVAAHDLQQERNTTQRLDAIRQVGNEPCDWLVKGVPVRGMRTTLHIDPAGFECEGEVQLFGNVLSHFMTLYANSNSFHQLQIINTANATRQLWPARTGRQPVM, translated from the coding sequence ATGAAGTTCAAAGACTGGTTCATGCAGGAGCAGCAGACCCTACGGGAATTGGGTGACGACTTTGTCGAGGACGACCCGCGTCTGGCGCCTGTCCTCGGTCGCACCGCCTCGGACCCGGCCAGCGAGTACCTGATGGAACACTTCGCCTTCCTGACCGCTCGCCTGGTCATGAAGATCGAAGACCATCTGCCCGAGCTGACCCACCCGTTGCTGCAGCTGCTCTACCCCAATTTTCTGCGCCCGCTGCCGAGCATGACACTGATGCAGTTCCAGCCTGTCGACCACGCGCTGAGCGAAACCCAGGTGCTGCCCAAGGGCACCCCTGTGTTCAGCCGAGCCGTTGACGGCGTGAGCTGCGAGTTCCGCACCTGCGTGGACCTGGCTATCGCGCCGCTGGAAATTCGCAGCATCACCACGCAACCCAGTGCCGAAGCACCGGTAGTGCGCATCGACCTGGGCGCCTTGTCCGAGCAGCCGCTGCGGCAGATGAAGTGCGACCAGCTGCGGTTTCATCTGGCTGGCAGTAAACGCAATGCGCTCACCCTCTACCAGTGGCTGGCGCAGCACCTGGACAAGCTCAATCTGCATATCGGCCAGCACCGCTTTGCGCTCCCCCCCTCAGTGGCCTTCGTCGGTTTCGAGGCAAATGAAGCGCTGCTGCCCAGCCCCGGCGAGCAGATGGATGGCTACCGCATCCTGCACGAATTCTTCTGCTTCCCGGAGCGCTTTCATGGGTTTCGCATCGACGGGCTAGGCAGCTACTGGCCTGACGAGGCCGCCGTTCATATCCAGCTGGAGTTCGGTTTCAGTGCGCCCCTCCCGCCCGACATACAGATCGACCAGACAACGATCCTGCTCAACTGCATCCCTGCCATCAACCTGTTCAGTTGTACGGCAGAGCCCATCCCGTTGAATGGCCAGGCGCTGTGTGAAACCGTGCGAATGGGGCGCCAGGGCGGCAAGAAAGGTGAAATTTTCAGCATTGATCGGGTCAGCAGCCAACGCCAGAAATCCAGCGATCACGTACAGGACTTCAAACCCTTCGAGGCCCTGGACCGCGACTTCCCGTTGGCCGAGCCGACGCCCGCCCGCTACTACAAGCTGGACATCGAGCAGGAACCCGTCAATGACAAGGTGCAACACAGGATTAGCCTGGTGCACCACAACCTTGCGCCCTACCTTGGCCTGCACGAAGAACTCAACATCGACCTTACCTGCAGCAACGGGCGCCTTGCGCAGCAGCTCAGGGTTGGCGAAGTCGATGTGACCACCCAGGACACCCCCTCGTTCGTCACCTATCGCAACCTCACCCGCCCCACCCGCAGCTACCCGCCGATGCTGCAGAGCGGTGGCCAAGGTGAACGCCACTGGGTGCTGGTCTCCAACCTTGCGCTGAACAACCTGTCGCTGTCTTCTCCTGCAACCCTTGCCGCGGTACTGCGGGTTTACGACTTTGTCGCCGCCCATGACCTGCAGCAGGAGCGCAATACCACCCAGCGCCTCGACGCCATCAGACAGGTGGGCAACGAGCCCTGCGATTGGCTGGTCAAGGGCGTGCCGGTTCGGGGCATGCGCACCACCCTGCACATCGACCCTGCCGGCTTCGAATGCGAGGGTGAGGTGCAGCTGTTTGGCAACGTGCTGTCCCACTTCATGACGTTGTACGCCAACAGCAACTCATTCCATCAACTGCAGATCATCAACACCGCCAACGCAACCCGCCAGCTATGGCCCGCCCGGACCGGGCGGCAGCCGGTGATGTGA
- a CDS encoding FHA domain-containing protein — protein sequence MSTNVLSPSVTLTVLNPEKLLHGSEPRHRFDRAGGSIGSQGDWRLHDRGVRILPVHCEISWHEGHFCIVDHSGKSFMNGSDTQLLSGTPVRLRHNDRLQMGDYQIAIHLGEDEEEPQPHTRRDPLSEVGVDQQMCPLQVLGVPITDIAGFFQASMPGPVDELDPLAYLDRAAQARVDPAIVEIFGKEVQ from the coding sequence ATGAGTACAAATGTTCTCTCCCCCAGCGTCACGCTCACCGTCCTCAACCCGGAAAAACTCTTGCACGGCAGCGAACCGCGGCATCGCTTCGATCGGGCTGGCGGCTCCATCGGCAGTCAAGGTGACTGGCGCCTGCATGATCGCGGCGTTCGCATCCTGCCGGTGCACTGCGAAATCAGCTGGCATGAAGGCCATTTCTGCATCGTTGACCACAGCGGCAAGAGTTTCATGAATGGCAGTGACACCCAGTTGCTTTCGGGTACGCCTGTCCGCCTCAGGCACAACGACAGACTGCAGATGGGTGACTATCAGATTGCCATACACCTGGGCGAGGACGAGGAAGAGCCGCAGCCGCATACCCGCAGGGACCCGCTCTCCGAGGTGGGGGTTGATCAGCAGATGTGCCCGCTGCAGGTACTTGGCGTACCGATTACGGATATCGCCGGATTTTTCCAGGCCTCAATGCCTGGGCCTGTGGATGAGCTTGATCCGTTGGCCTATCTGGACAGGGCCGCACAAGCCCGGGTTGACCCGGCCATAGTCGAAATCTTCGGCAAGGAGGTGCAATGA
- the tssM gene encoding type VI secretion system membrane subunit TssM, with protein MKVNKDSLLRGVSLVQRQAMPVVVGVVLLGVAAAVVWLWWLGPEWRWREQQPLVDLPVRIAATVLLVMLPLLAWSAWVHRRNRSIVREQQRQRREVEDPCLVYLQAQQRSLDSSLARLRDSQGGRGHRYDVPWYLILGEQNAGKSSFVSRSDQRFALARTDGATQRASTDPDLAFGIDWWVGDDAVLIDPPGEFISQPERPAYVVKPIKEEGGENNTLPAVQEAALKGRELAEPTGLPAGVERRLWRHMIGWLAQNRSRRPLNGVVLLVDMVNLFGRSAKARRDLALMLRARLTELGGELGTRLPLYVVMSKFDLLDGFEELFAALPAREREEVQGFTFTLGSVKDFDAWLQELEGAYQGFLGRLGRQLMSATVGAPGTTGKSACSLLRELSGAQEMLLNFLGDVLVSDRYSTPPLVRGLYFSSVYQRGEVRNLLADASARAFAFAAPALSTKPQGTSVVYFAQRLLQRVVYPEAGLAGDNRKVARRKGRLLKGGAVAASVCGLAMAGGWAYFYSVNRDKAEQVLEKSLAFSNTSTDAKDDLTGRSLLLPLNEIRDAVSLYGDYRSGWSVFTDMGLYQGKAIGPQVDQAYLNALAQRFLPVIAGGVAASVKQAAPGSDEQLAALRVYRMIEDRGNRRAEMVEQWMAREWQRAYPGQGQLQAALMRHLRYALAYADVELPEYRKVVAQAQQQLRKLPLAERVYIGLRQQAREQLHGELDLRNEIGPAFDIVYRPLAERDHQAAVDGNLSLPPLLTATGFRDYFDQHSQNVADLALVDQWVLGERRSLDYSDMDRQALAERLRALYSADYIDSWRRVLNQFSVAEFSDLAHALGVLEQVSGPAAPIRRLLETVRSNTLIYPQAADSEKESNADPQVRMQAMGIYRSFAGLSGMLDVRGDKPSYHDETLQAISAVHDYLKAVQDSPDRGKAALALVLSRFSETAPDPIRNLQRIATGLPEPLNRHVRQLAEQTSQVLMVMALRELEQRWDAEVYSVYQERLASRYPIDPAGPDVSLKDFEAFFGPQGQLKRFQDQYLAVFLEDNLDALYSRADEGYLVRPEVMVQLKQAEAIRNAFFDNRGELNVSFGLEPLAISGGLRGSVFDLDGQLHAFADRGKEPIGMTWPGPAGESGHSRVTLVQVAGTTVSLGYHGPWSLYRLLSRGGLNARTSTSIDLGFMIAGDTARYKVHTTGANNPFTRQLFAGFALPQRLLRDGTASEVAGR; from the coding sequence ATGAAAGTGAACAAGGACAGTCTGCTGCGCGGTGTATCGCTGGTGCAGCGTCAGGCAATGCCGGTAGTTGTTGGTGTGGTACTGCTCGGCGTTGCTGCCGCAGTGGTCTGGCTATGGTGGTTGGGGCCTGAATGGCGTTGGCGTGAGCAGCAACCGTTGGTTGACCTGCCGGTGCGGATTGCGGCAACCGTGCTGCTGGTGATGCTGCCATTGCTGGCATGGAGCGCGTGGGTGCATCGGCGCAACCGCTCGATCGTACGCGAACAGCAACGGCAGCGGCGCGAGGTGGAAGACCCGTGCCTGGTGTATCTGCAGGCCCAGCAGCGCTCCCTCGACAGCAGCCTGGCCCGCTTGCGCGACAGCCAAGGTGGCCGCGGGCACCGTTACGATGTGCCGTGGTACCTCATCCTTGGCGAACAGAATGCGGGCAAGTCGAGCTTCGTCAGCCGTTCGGATCAGCGTTTTGCACTCGCCCGCACCGATGGCGCCACCCAGCGGGCCAGTACGGATCCGGACCTGGCTTTTGGCATCGACTGGTGGGTAGGTGACGACGCGGTGCTGATCGATCCGCCGGGCGAGTTCATCAGCCAGCCTGAGCGCCCGGCGTATGTGGTCAAGCCCATCAAGGAGGAGGGGGGCGAAAACAACACCCTGCCAGCTGTGCAGGAGGCGGCACTGAAAGGGAGAGAACTGGCCGAGCCCACAGGCCTGCCGGCGGGCGTCGAGCGACGCCTGTGGCGGCACATGATTGGCTGGCTTGCCCAGAACCGCAGCCGACGGCCACTCAATGGCGTGGTCTTGCTGGTGGATATGGTCAACCTGTTCGGGCGATCGGCGAAGGCGCGACGTGACCTGGCATTGATGCTGCGCGCGCGCCTGACGGAGCTGGGCGGTGAGTTGGGTACGCGCTTGCCGCTGTACGTGGTGATGAGCAAGTTCGACTTGCTGGACGGTTTCGAGGAACTGTTCGCCGCGCTCCCGGCCCGTGAGCGGGAAGAGGTGCAGGGCTTTACCTTCACGTTGGGTTCGGTAAAGGACTTCGATGCCTGGCTGCAGGAGCTGGAGGGAGCCTATCAGGGCTTCCTGGGGCGCCTCGGCAGGCAACTGATGAGCGCTACCGTGGGCGCGCCTGGCACCACGGGCAAGAGCGCCTGCTCGCTGCTTCGGGAGCTGAGCGGGGCGCAGGAGATGTTGCTGAATTTCCTTGGTGATGTACTGGTCAGTGACCGCTACAGCACCCCACCCCTGGTGCGTGGCCTGTACTTTTCCTCGGTCTACCAGCGAGGCGAAGTGCGCAACCTGCTGGCGGATGCTTCTGCCCGCGCCTTTGCCTTCGCTGCCCCGGCTTTGTCGACCAAGCCGCAAGGCACCTCCGTGGTGTATTTCGCGCAGCGGCTGTTGCAACGCGTGGTCTACCCAGAGGCCGGCCTGGCGGGCGACAACCGCAAGGTCGCCCGGCGCAAGGGCCGCCTGTTGAAGGGCGGCGCCGTGGCGGCGAGTGTGTGCGGGTTGGCCATGGCCGGTGGTTGGGCGTACTTCTACAGCGTCAACCGTGACAAGGCGGAGCAGGTGCTGGAGAAAAGCCTTGCGTTCAGCAACACCAGCACGGACGCCAAGGATGATTTGACCGGGCGCAGCCTGCTGCTGCCCTTGAATGAGATCCGTGATGCCGTGAGCCTGTACGGCGATTATCGCTCTGGTTGGAGCGTGTTCACGGATATGGGGCTGTACCAGGGCAAAGCCATTGGCCCGCAAGTGGACCAGGCGTACCTGAATGCCCTGGCCCAGCGCTTTCTACCGGTGATTGCGGGCGGCGTGGCAGCGTCTGTCAAGCAAGCCGCCCCCGGTAGCGACGAGCAGTTGGCGGCATTGCGCGTGTATCGCATGATCGAGGATCGCGGTAATCGTCGGGCGGAGATGGTCGAGCAATGGATGGCTCGCGAGTGGCAAAGGGCGTATCCGGGCCAGGGCCAGCTGCAGGCCGCGCTGATGCGCCACCTCAGGTACGCTTTGGCCTACGCAGATGTCGAGCTGCCGGAGTATCGGAAAGTCGTTGCCCAAGCGCAGCAGCAGTTGCGCAAGCTGCCGCTGGCCGAGCGTGTCTACATCGGCTTGAGGCAGCAGGCTCGGGAGCAATTGCACGGTGAGCTGGATTTGCGCAACGAGATCGGCCCAGCGTTCGATATCGTCTACAGGCCACTGGCCGAGCGCGATCACCAGGCGGCCGTCGACGGCAATTTGTCCCTGCCACCTTTACTGACGGCGACGGGCTTTCGCGACTATTTCGACCAGCATAGCCAGAACGTGGCCGACCTCGCCCTGGTCGATCAGTGGGTGCTAGGGGAGCGGCGTAGCCTCGACTACTCCGACATGGACCGCCAGGCCCTGGCGGAGCGTCTGCGAGCCCTGTACAGCGCCGACTACATCGACAGTTGGCGGCGTGTGCTGAACCAGTTTTCGGTTGCCGAATTCAGCGATCTTGCGCATGCCTTGGGTGTTCTGGAACAAGTCAGCGGCCCGGCAGCGCCGATACGCCGGCTGCTGGAAACCGTGCGCAGCAATACGCTGATCTATCCGCAGGCCGCGGACAGCGAGAAGGAATCGAACGCCGATCCGCAGGTTCGCATGCAGGCCATGGGCATCTATCGGTCTTTCGCGGGGCTTTCGGGGATGCTCGACGTGCGGGGTGACAAACCGTCCTACCATGACGAAACACTCCAGGCGATCAGCGCTGTACACGACTACCTGAAGGCGGTGCAGGACAGCCCTGACCGGGGCAAGGCCGCCCTGGCGCTAGTGTTGAGCCGTTTTTCGGAAACGGCGCCCGACCCCATTCGCAACCTTCAGCGCATTGCCACGGGCCTGCCGGAACCCCTCAATCGGCATGTTCGCCAGCTGGCGGAGCAGACTTCGCAGGTGCTGATGGTCATGGCGTTGCGGGAGCTGGAGCAGCGTTGGGATGCCGAGGTTTACAGCGTCTACCAGGAACGACTGGCCTCACGCTATCCCATCGACCCGGCCGGGCCGGATGTGTCGCTCAAGGATTTTGAAGCCTTCTTTGGCCCGCAAGGCCAGCTCAAGCGCTTCCAGGACCAGTACCTTGCGGTGTTTCTCGAAGACAACCTCGATGCGCTGTACTCCCGTGCGGATGAAGGTTACCTGGTCCGCCCCGAAGTCATGGTGCAGCTCAAGCAGGCTGAAGCCATACGCAACGCGTTTTTCGACAATCGCGGGGAGCTGAACGTGAGCTTCGGCCTGGAGCCTCTGGCGATCAGCGGTGGCTTGCGCGGCAGCGTCTTCGACCTGGATGGGCAGCTGCATGCGTTTGCGGACCGGGGCAAGGAGCCGATCGGCATGACCTGGCCGGGTCCTGCCGGGGAGAGTGGGCATAGCCGTGTCACCCTGGTGCAGGTTGCCGGTACCACTGTCAGCCTGGGCTATCACGGCCCCTGGTCGCTCTACCGCCTGCTCAGCCGCGGTGGGCTGAATGCCCGTACATCCACCAGTATCGATCTCGGTTTCATGATTGCCGGCGATACGGCGCGCTACAAGGTTCACACCACGGGCGCAAACAACCCCTTCACCCGCCAGCTCTTTGCAGGGTTCGCCCTGCCGCAGCGGTTGTTGCGTGACGGCACGGCCAGCGAAGTGGCCGGGCGATAG
- the tssG gene encoding type VI secretion system baseplate subunit TssG: MEKPVVLHAAGQVDIALESAHQYAYFQLLELLYHVHDDDLEQRPLARETRRRLRLEVSPSLSFPVADVLRADRLKDDRYRIQASFLGLHGTDSPLPTYYLDEIAYENAHGIGLRPAFLNFFNHRLHTLLHQGWRKYRYYVRFQPGAKDGFSRYVFALIGLDDSALRGATPLPWSRLLSFVGMIASRSRSPGMVAGMIAHCFDLQQVAIREFEKRTVSIPTSQRNCLGARNYQLGNNFLVGDSIESRSSKFTIVITGLNQQQFHEFLPSGDNYQRLARLVEFLLRDVGAYDLELRMCAEQAPPFSLRAEQGTHLGWTSFIANRNDPTPPPVRITVRT; encoded by the coding sequence ATGGAAAAACCAGTAGTTCTGCACGCCGCTGGCCAGGTCGATATCGCTTTGGAAAGCGCCCACCAGTACGCCTATTTCCAGCTACTGGAATTGCTGTATCACGTACACGACGACGATCTGGAACAACGCCCACTTGCTCGAGAGACGAGACGCCGATTACGGCTGGAAGTGTCCCCCAGCCTGTCTTTCCCTGTTGCCGACGTGTTGCGCGCCGATCGCTTGAAGGACGACCGCTACCGCATCCAGGCAAGTTTTCTGGGCCTGCATGGCACAGACTCGCCACTGCCCACTTACTACCTTGACGAGATCGCCTACGAAAACGCACACGGCATCGGTTTACGCCCGGCTTTCCTCAATTTCTTCAACCATCGCCTTCATACCCTGCTCCATCAAGGATGGCGCAAGTACCGCTACTACGTACGCTTCCAACCGGGCGCGAAGGACGGTTTCTCCCGCTATGTCTTCGCCCTGATCGGCCTGGACGACTCAGCACTACGCGGCGCTACGCCGCTACCCTGGAGCCGCTTGCTCAGTTTCGTGGGAATGATCGCCAGCCGCAGCCGCTCCCCCGGCATGGTAGCCGGCATGATCGCGCATTGCTTCGACCTCCAGCAGGTTGCCATCCGCGAATTCGAAAAGCGCACCGTCTCGATTCCCACTTCCCAACGCAACTGCCTGGGGGCCAGAAACTACCAACTCGGCAACAACTTCCTGGTTGGCGACAGCATCGAGTCACGCAGCAGCAAGTTCACCATTGTGATCACAGGCCTGAATCAGCAGCAGTTCCACGAATTCCTGCCCAGCGGTGACAACTACCAGAGGCTGGCACGGCTGGTGGAATTCCTGCTCCGTGATGTCGGGGCCTATGACCTGGAGTTACGCATGTGCGCCGAGCAAGCCCCACCCTTCAGCCTACGGGCCGAGCAAGGCACCCACCTCGGTTGGACAAGCTTCATCGCCAACCGCAATGACCCCACGCCTCCCCCTGTTCGCATCACGGTACGCACATGA
- the tssJ gene encoding type VI secretion system lipoprotein TssJ, whose translation MNKPVGLLLACLAISGCTSISKIYQVAMDPALPVGGPNNDISHLALSLYAADPPAPVSLEPTDSGTQVPLHGHPEQLAANLSATSPVELTDKLSSLAEQLHRNYPASVEGEQAIVGPKAPAALASYATPQTALPEELGLQPQHQAPSSIVFKVLQLRDDSLLLDATYEQVEEDLDKALGTTLISVDDYRLTPGQFKFIEHEEINERTRYIAVVARLGDNPKGRWKDAVRIQARGYNHTVHVHFENNAVELRQDSEYRRDK comes from the coding sequence ATGAACAAGCCTGTAGGTTTGCTACTGGCCTGCCTGGCGATCAGTGGCTGTACTTCGATCAGCAAGATCTACCAGGTGGCGATGGATCCGGCTCTGCCTGTCGGTGGCCCCAACAATGACATCAGCCACCTGGCGCTAAGCCTCTACGCCGCAGACCCGCCTGCGCCTGTCAGCCTCGAACCGACAGATTCAGGCACACAGGTACCGCTGCATGGCCACCCGGAACAGCTGGCGGCCAACCTCAGCGCCACAAGTCCTGTCGAGTTGACTGACAAGCTGAGCTCATTGGCGGAGCAGCTGCACCGCAACTACCCCGCTTCTGTCGAGGGCGAGCAAGCCATCGTCGGGCCGAAGGCGCCTGCGGCATTGGCCAGTTACGCAACGCCCCAAACTGCTTTGCCTGAGGAACTCGGCCTGCAACCACAACACCAGGCCCCGTCATCCATCGTTTTCAAGGTACTTCAGCTCCGGGACGATTCGTTGTTGCTGGATGCCACTTATGAGCAAGTCGAAGAAGACCTGGATAAAGCGCTGGGCACCACGCTGATCAGCGTCGATGACTACCGTCTGACCCCTGGCCAGTTCAAGTTCATCGAACACGAAGAAATCAACGAGCGCACCCGCTACATCGCCGTCGTTGCTCGCCTGGGCGATAACCCCAAGGGCCGCTGGAAAGATGCAGTACGCATCCAGGCACGCGGTTACAACCATACCGTACACGTTCACTTCGAGAACAACGCCGTTGAACTCAGGCAAGACAGTGAATACCGCCGTGACAAATGA